A single genomic interval of Eleutherodactylus coqui strain aEleCoq1 chromosome 3, aEleCoq1.hap1, whole genome shotgun sequence harbors:
- the SEMA3B gene encoding semaphorin-3B, translated as MRVFCSYLLICVLLCWDVNGNSTITPRLKLSYHDLSLHGLRTYMVNRSCCFDTLLLDEERSRLFVGGKNYLLSLSLDNITQNDLMIPWHAPVEWREECNWAGKDINLECMNYVKVLQLYNRTHLFTCGTGAFHPVCGFLHVGQRTDDTVFKLDTARLEDGKGRCPYDPKHAAATIVVGDELYSGVATDLMGRDFTIFRSLGRRPPLRTEQHDSRWLNEPKFVKVFWIAESENPDDDKIYFFFRETPVEGLGGIKQSYARIGQICRNDMGGQRTLVNKWTTFLKARLVCSVPGREAGGDTYFDELKDVFLLQTRDKRNPLIYALFSTSSSVFRGSAICVYTMNDIRRAFLGPFAHKEGPNYQWVSYQGRVPYPRPGMCPSKTFGSFESTKNFPDDVLQFARNHPLMFSPVTPGTGKPIFLHSHSDFTSTQLAVDRVTAADGEYDVMFIGTDVGTVLKVISVPKQSWNEREELVLEELQVFKNASPVTSMQISSKRQQLYVGSAKGISQVPLHRCVIYGKACAECCLARDPYCAWDGASCTRYLPNNKRRSRRQDVRNGDPNTLCSGEQQRFSIQKKRLYGVEGSTVFLECLPKSLRAQVTWIHQKAPETPRKEVQFDERVIKTDRGVLLRSVMRRDAGIYLCHSSEHGFTQLLLQLNVEVIPPSRAEESLSTHRMPQTRWYHEFMRLVQQPGSKGEQMCEELWARKGRTSHPPGPQGAPQLPVWKGSERPLPPLSMKAKAHKWKHLEEKIKVRSRRTHERQRADRGPRSAPS; from the exons ATGAGAGTCTTCTGCAGTTACCTGCTAATTTGTGTTTTGCTGTGCTGGGACGTTAATGGGAACAGTACGATCACCCCGCGCCTGAAGCTGTCCTATCATG ATCTGTCTCTCCATGGACTGCGCACGTACATGGTCAATCGCTCCTGCTGTTTTGACACTCTGTTACTGGACGAGGAGCGCAGTCGTCTATTCGTGGGGGGCAAGAATTATCTGCTTTCGCTAAGTCTCGATAACATCACACAGAATGATTTGATG aTCCCGTGGCATGCTCCTGTAGAGTGGAGGGAAGAATGCAACTGGGCAGGAAAAGACATTAAT CTGGAATGCATGAACTATGTGAAAGTCCTGCAGCTATATAACCGTACTCACCTGTTCACCTGCGGGACGGGAGCGTTTCATCCAGTCTGTGGCTTCTTGCACGTGGGACAGCGCACCGAT GACACGGTGTTTAAGCTGGACACCGCGAGGCTGGAGGACGGAAAAGGACGCTGCCCATATGACCCAAAACACGCAGCAGCCACCATAGTTGTAG GAGATGAGCTCTATTCTGGTGTTGCCACTGATCTTATGGGGCGAGACTTCACCATATTCAGAAGCCTTGGCCGGAGACCCCCATTGCGCACCGAACAGCATGACTCCCGCTGGCTAAATG AACCCAAGTTTGTTAAAGTTTTCTGGATTGCGGAGAGCGAAAACCCAGACGATGATAAAATCTACTTCTTCTTTCGAGAGACGCCGGTGGAGGGCCTGGGAGGAATTAAACAGTCCTATGCCCGGATAGGGCAGATTTGCCGG AACGACATGGGTGGCCAACGGACCTTGGTGAATAAATGGACCACGTTTCTGAAAGCGCGCCTTGTGTGCAGTGTGCCCGGGAGAGAAGCAGGGGGAGACACTTATTTTGATGAGCTCA AGGACGTATTTCTGCTGCAAACCCGAGACAAGAGGAATCCACTAATATATGCCCTGTTCTCCACCTCTAG TTCTGTGTTCCGCGGTTCTGCAATCTGTGTCTACACCATGAATGATATCCGCAGAGCTTTCTTGGGACCCTTTGCCCATAAGGAAGGACCCAACTACCAGTGGGTGTCATATCAAGGCAGAGTGCCTTATCCTCGCCCGGGAATG TGCCCCAGTAAAACCTTTGGGAGTTTTGAATCCACTAAGAACTTTCCTGACGACGTACTGCAGTTTGCACGGAATCACCCGCTCATGTTCAGCCCTGTAACGCCTGGCACTGGGAAGCCGATCTTCTTGCACAGTCACTCTGACTTCACCTCCACCCAGCTGGCTGTGGACAGAGTGACTGCTGCTGATGGAGAGTACGATGTCATGTTTATTGGTACAG ATGTGGGCACCGTACTGAAAGTCATCTCTGTCCCTAAACAGAGCTGGAATGAGAGGGAAGAGCTGGTACTAGAAGAACTTCAGGTGTTCAAG AATGCGTCCCCCGTCACCAGCATGCAGATATCATCTAAGCGG CAACAACTGTATGTGGGGTCTGCGAAGGGCATCTCCCAGGTACCTCTGCATCGCTGTGTTATCTATGGGAAGGCTTGTGCTGAATGCTGCTTGGCCAGAGACCCATATTGTGCCTGGGATGGGGCCAGCTGTACTCGTTACCTGCCCAACAACAAGCG GAGGTCTCGTCGTCAGGACGTCCGGAATGGAGACCCAAATACACTGTGCTCTGGAG AGCAGCAGAGGTTCAGCATACAGAAGAAGCGCCTGTACGGGGTGGAGGGCAGCACAGTCTTCCTCGAGTGTCTCCCAAAATCCCTACGAGCTCAAGTCACATGGATCCATCAGAAGGCACCAGAAACCCCAAGGAAAGAA GTACAGTTTGATGAGCGGGTAATAAAGACAGATCGCGGAGTTCTCCTGCGCAGTGTAATGCGGCGCGACGCTGGTATTTATCTATGCCACTCCTCGGAGCATGGGTTTACACAGCTCCTACTTCAGCTAAACGTAGAGGTCATTCCTCCTTCTCGGGCCGAGGAGTCATTGAGTACTCACCGTATGCCACAAACAAGATGGTACCATGAGTTTATGCGGCTTGTTCAGCAGCCGGGCTCCAAAGGAGAGCAAATGTGTGAGGAACTATGGGCTCGTAAGGGCCGGACATCTCACCCTCCGGGGCCCCAGGGTGCACCACAATTACCAGTATGGAAGGGCTCTGAAAGGCCACTACCTCCTCTTAGTATGAAAGCAAAAGCACACAAATGGAAGCACCTGGAGGAAAAGATAAAAGTACGGAGTCGTCGGACGCATGAACGCCAAAGAGCTGACCGCGGACCCAGAAGTGCCCCAAGTTAG